Within the Streptomyces sp. NBC_00554 genome, the region CTCCCCGACCACGTTCACCTGGAGCGAGACCCGTGAGGCTCCCGCCGCCAGCGCCTTGCGCAGCAGTGCGTCGACCGCGGTGAGCACCGCGTCCGCGCCACCCTCCGCGGTGTTGCCGAACGGGCCGACGTCCACGGCGTCCAGCTCGGCCGCCTCGATGACCTCACGGGCGACCAGCGCGTGCGGGGGCGCCTCGTCGAGGTCGAAGGGCTCGGTCGTGAACTCCACTCTCAATCGCACGCGCTCAACCTACTGCGCGGTGTCGATTTTCCGGCAGCCCCCTCTTGACAAGCCGCGACACACGACGGCAATCTTCCATTAAGCAGAAACGAACTTCCACCATACGGAATCGGTTCGGTCAGCACATCGGAATCGCCGACACGGAAGGGAGCGCCGACCCCTATGGGACTCGCGGACCAGCGCTTCAACGTCAACCTGTCGATCCTCTTCACGGAGCTCCCGCTCCTGGAGCGTCCCGCGGCCGCCGCCGCGGCGGGCTTCACGGCGGTCGAGCTGTGGTGGCCCTGGGTCGACTCCCCCACCCCTGAGCAGTCCGAGCTCGACGCGCTCAAGCAGGCGATCGAGGACGCGGGCGTGCAGCTCACGGGCCTGAACTTCTACGCCGGGCAGCTGCCGGGCCCGGACCGCGGCGCCCTGTCGATCCCCGGCGAGGAGTCGGTGAAGTTCCACGCCAACATCGATGTGGCGGCGGACTTCGCCCAGTCCCTCGGCTGCAAGGCGCTCAACGCGCTGTACGGCAACCGCGTCGAGGGCGTGGACCCGGCCGAGCAGGACGAACTCGCCCTGGAGAACCTGGTACTGGCCGCCCGCGCGGCCGACCGCATCGGCGCGATCCTGCTGATCGAGACCCTCAACAAGCCCGAGTCGCCGCTCTACCCGCTGGTGACCGCCCCGGCCGGCATCGAGATCGTCGACA harbors:
- a CDS encoding TIM barrel protein, translating into MGLADQRFNVNLSILFTELPLLERPAAAAAAGFTAVELWWPWVDSPTPEQSELDALKQAIEDAGVQLTGLNFYAGQLPGPDRGALSIPGEESVKFHANIDVAADFAQSLGCKALNALYGNRVEGVDPAEQDELALENLVLAARAADRIGAILLIETLNKPESPLYPLVTAPAGIEIVDKVNEATGLGNAKFLMDLYHLSMNGEDLPSVIEQYAAKTGHVQIADNPGRGAPGTGSLPLEDLLDQLKKAGYEGWVGLEYKPGDRPSAESFEWLPAAARAAR